One window of Paenibacillus sp. FSL K6-3182 genomic DNA carries:
- a CDS encoding transposase, translated as MAKKGQIFQTYIEEFKLKAVRAYLESSSRYKVVAKQEGIRHCSQLKECVKKWQNGDSFDERKSEMNPLKGRPRTLFSSVEEERDYLKAQMDYLKKRYPI; from the coding sequence ATGGCTAAAAAAGGGCAAATATTTCAAACGTATATAGAAGAATTCAAATTGAAAGCAGTCAGAGCGTATTTAGAGAGCTCTTCAAGATATAAGGTGGTAGCTAAACAAGAAGGAATTCGTCATTGTTCACAACTGAAGGAATGTGTGAAAAAGTGGCAAAACGGGGATTCGTTCGATGAGCGTAAAAGTGAGATGAACCCACTGAAAGGTCGTCCTCGCACGCTCTTTTCAAGCGTCGAGGAAGAAAGAGATTACTTGAAAGCGCAGATGGACTACTTAAAAAAGCGGTATCCAATTTAA
- a CDS encoding HAMP domain-containing sensor histidine kinase yields the protein MFYIVLIVILAALIIQSVYLVYYKNQIKDIGNQLSFISDHHSFKMIQTQIKPKEIHRLIDLCNAMLRDQRKLKQDFIEQKEEIHATIMSLSHDIRTPLTSLDGYLQLAERSEYLKEKKEYISLAQTRMKQIITLVDELFLYTKLKNPDYILELEPVDVIKVLNKRLFTFIDDFLRSGYEPNICMVEAPLFIVGNESALERVFENVIKNYFMHSEGALSIRYEEKQDEVLFHFSNVLKRNHLLSLDNIFTRFYKADPSRTNQSSGLGLFIVKSLMEKMNGYVQADLNDDQYCISLAFKKIVKES from the coding sequence ATGTTTTATATTGTTTTAATCGTCATACTGGCTGCTTTAATCATTCAATCTGTTTACCTTGTTTATTACAAAAACCAAATTAAGGATATCGGCAACCAATTATCTTTTATATCAGACCATCATTCATTCAAAATGATACAAACACAAATTAAGCCAAAAGAAATTCATCGGTTAATCGATTTATGCAATGCAATGCTTCGTGATCAACGAAAGTTGAAGCAAGATTTTATCGAACAAAAGGAAGAAATCCACGCGACTATTATGAGCTTGTCCCACGATATACGAACCCCGCTGACTTCACTTGACGGCTATCTGCAATTGGCGGAACGATCCGAGTATCTTAAAGAAAAAAAAGAGTATATTAGTCTGGCACAGACTAGAATGAAACAGATTATTACACTTGTTGACGAGCTGTTCCTATATACGAAACTGAAAAACCCAGATTACATCTTGGAGCTTGAGCCAGTTGATGTGATAAAAGTGTTAAATAAACGTCTGTTTACCTTTATCGACGATTTTTTGCGAAGTGGCTATGAACCAAACATCTGCATGGTGGAAGCACCGCTATTTATAGTGGGAAATGAAAGTGCGTTGGAAAGAGTATTTGAGAATGTGATCAAAAATTACTTTATGCACAGTGAAGGTGCTCTAAGCATTCGTTATGAGGAGAAGCAGGACGAGGTTTTGTTTCATTTTTCCAATGTACTGAAGCGAAATCATCTGCTGAGCCTTGACAACATATTTACTCGCTTTTACAAAGCAGATCCGTCGCGTACAAACCAATCTTCAGGACTGGGACTTTTTATCGTGAAATCACTGATGGAGAAAATGAATGGTTATGTACAAGCTGACCTGAACGATGACCAGTATTGCATCAGCTTAGCTTTTAAGAAAATCGTAAAGGAGAGTTGA
- a CDS encoding response regulator transcription factor translates to MYNDTNHPKILIVEDDVHINNIIYDVLRKEKFQCTQAYSGSEGIMNVTHHEYQLIILDLMLPGFSGEDFMHRLRIELSSDTPVIVLSAKDKLDNKLNLFKLGAADYVTKPFEVEELLARVHVHVKRTSRTDSATRYRHKNLLLDSGTMNASVNQADLKLTRQEYKILELLLKNPTRVFTKQDLYELAWEDIYIGEDKTITVHISNIRNKIKRVDEEAYIDTIWGIGFRLAP, encoded by the coding sequence GTGTACAATGACACGAACCACCCCAAAATTCTAATTGTCGAGGATGACGTGCATATCAACAATATCATTTATGATGTGCTTCGAAAAGAGAAGTTTCAATGCACGCAAGCGTATTCTGGCAGTGAGGGAATCATGAACGTCACTCATCACGAGTATCAGCTTATTATTTTGGACCTCATGCTTCCTGGCTTCTCGGGGGAAGATTTTATGCATCGGCTAAGAATAGAATTAAGCTCTGACACACCAGTTATAGTTCTATCGGCCAAGGACAAATTGGATAATAAATTAAATCTGTTTAAGTTGGGAGCCGCTGATTATGTCACGAAACCGTTTGAGGTGGAGGAATTGCTTGCCCGAGTCCATGTACATGTCAAACGAACCTCCCGAACGGATTCTGCCACTCGCTATCGTCATAAAAATCTACTTTTAGATAGCGGAACGATGAACGCTAGCGTCAATCAAGCAGATTTGAAACTTACAAGACAGGAATACAAGATTCTTGAGCTGCTGCTTAAGAATCCTACCCGAGTGTTTACAAAGCAGGATCTGTATGAGCTTGCATGGGAAGATATATACATAGGTGAGGACAAAACCATTACCGTTCACATTAGCAATATTCGCAATAAAATCAAAAGGGTTGACGAGGAGGCTTATATTGACACCATTTGGGGCATTGGTTTCAGGCTGGCACCATAG
- a CDS encoding ATP-binding cassette domain-containing protein, translated as MAEAIIEVSQLTKQFKGKTAVRKVEFKIGKGEIFGLIGQNGAGKSTLLKMIAGLISPTSGEIKLFDRPVKDNHPYFERIGVLIENPGLYPHHTAYENLELIAISYGLTNRKEHINKLLKLVGLEGSNKTKVKNYSMGMKQRLGIAAALIGSPDVLILDEPINGLDPQGISEIRNMILELNKTGMTIIISSHILEELSKVATQYAIVHQGEIIEHHSREQLLLQCEDRIEIEVDKASSAVPILEQKLHINHYKVISERMVYVYDAHLENQHIIKTLVESGITVHSIIKHKQSLEQYFLARIESEGGSRD; from the coding sequence ATGGCTGAAGCAATTATTGAAGTAAGTCAATTAACCAAACAATTTAAAGGGAAAACGGCAGTGCGTAAGGTAGAGTTTAAAATAGGTAAAGGTGAAATCTTCGGTTTGATAGGCCAAAATGGAGCGGGAAAATCCACCTTGCTAAAGATGATTGCTGGATTGATATCCCCGACTTCAGGAGAAATTAAATTATTTGATCGTCCAGTGAAGGATAATCACCCTTATTTTGAACGAATAGGCGTACTCATTGAAAATCCAGGGTTATATCCCCATCATACTGCCTATGAAAATTTGGAATTAATCGCGATTTCCTATGGATTGACTAATCGGAAAGAGCATATTAACAAGCTGCTGAAGCTTGTCGGATTGGAAGGTTCGAACAAGACCAAGGTGAAAAATTATTCAATGGGCATGAAGCAAAGGCTTGGAATTGCAGCTGCATTAATTGGAAGCCCAGATGTCTTGATTTTGGATGAACCGATCAACGGTTTGGACCCGCAAGGAATTTCTGAGATTAGAAACATGATTTTGGAATTGAATAAAACGGGAATGACCATCATTATTTCAAGTCACATTTTGGAAGAGTTGTCGAAAGTAGCGACGCAATATGCAATCGTACATCAAGGAGAAATCATCGAACACCATTCAAGGGAGCAACTGCTGCTTCAATGCGAAGATCGTATTGAAATAGAAGTGGATAAAGCAAGCTCGGCTGTTCCCATCTTAGAACAAAAATTGCATATTAATCATTACAAAGTCATTAGTGAGCGTATGGTGTATGTATATGATGCTCATCTTGAGAACCAACATATCATCAAGACCTTAGTTGAAAGCGGCATAACTGTTCATTCGATTATCAAGCATAAACAAAGCCTAGAACAATATTTTTTGGCACGGATAGAAAGTGAGGGTGGGAGCCGTGATTAA
- a CDS encoding ABC transporter permease, whose translation MDFHRFKSNKMIYILLLIFFAFQIFGIFMLGKYEQPGESGVMLISSMNESQFIQVMMSQIPLWPLIYIAVFVVYFYMSEHNSGFYKNYISMKRARMYTVISKILIAGLFTLLTFFVMIAADLIGRSIFFNHAMIGDGGYFAKLLIGQFLLHWAFSIVILCISIISRSLIASIVVGFVLSLNVFGMIVTVLESIIDDVHLSSFLIVNTILSARDFDNINDLVHVASVSIVFIVIFSFIAIRYKIKEDLK comes from the coding sequence ATGGACTTTCACCGTTTTAAATCAAATAAAATGATTTATATATTACTGTTAATTTTTTTTGCTTTTCAAATATTCGGTATATTTATGTTGGGAAAATACGAGCAGCCCGGAGAAAGTGGGGTTATGTTGATCAGCTCGATGAACGAAAGTCAGTTCATCCAAGTCATGATGTCTCAAATCCCATTGTGGCCGCTGATTTATATTGCTGTATTCGTTGTTTACTTCTATATGAGTGAACATAACTCTGGGTTTTATAAAAATTACATTTCCATGAAGCGTGCGCGGATGTACACTGTTATTTCAAAAATATTAATTGCAGGCCTATTCACTTTGCTTACATTTTTTGTAATGATCGCTGCGGATTTGATCGGAAGATCAATTTTCTTTAACCATGCAATGATTGGAGATGGGGGTTATTTTGCGAAATTGTTGATCGGCCAATTTTTACTTCATTGGGCATTTTCAATTGTAATCTTATGCATCTCCATCATTAGTAGAAGCTTGATTGCTAGTATTGTAGTTGGATTTGTTCTATCGTTGAATGTTTTTGGAATGATTGTAACTGTCTTGGAATCCATCATTGATGACGTTCATTTGTCCTCTTTCTTAATAGTTAATACGATCTTAAGCGCAAGAGATTTTGATAATATAAATGATCTTGTTCATGTAGCTAGCGTGTCGATTGTTTTCATAGTTATATTTTCATTTATAGCCATCAGATATAAGATCAAAGAGGATCTGAAATAA